In Aestuariibaculum lutulentum, one DNA window encodes the following:
- a CDS encoding energy transducer TonB: protein MKKSQKHEANLQKNTTLYFQIGLIVCLLSAYGLLEMKFKSELSQEICALPIDVTPDEIDVENYEVYQEKVDIPEPPQPELPDTDLPPEVIENDSDIEPTDNFKAQDEPSLSNSDLDPDKIKLVDAPTVEPAVSFIRVEQVPIYPGCEKEKDNAGRKKCMSDKITKLIQRKFNTGLGGEYGLSGKQVIRTRFTIDKKGEVKDLQIRAPHPELKNEAERVIDFIPVMTPGKQRDKNVDVIYDLPIIFEVQD, encoded by the coding sequence GTGAAAAAATCACAAAAGCATGAGGCTAATTTACAAAAAAACACGACCCTCTATTTTCAAATCGGATTAATAGTTTGTTTGCTATCCGCCTACGGACTATTAGAAATGAAATTTAAATCAGAACTTTCGCAAGAAATTTGTGCGCTTCCAATTGATGTAACACCTGATGAAATCGACGTTGAAAACTACGAAGTGTATCAGGAAAAAGTTGATATTCCAGAACCACCACAACCAGAATTACCTGATACGGATTTACCACCCGAAGTGATAGAAAACGATTCGGATATTGAACCCACAGACAATTTTAAAGCACAAGATGAACCCTCTTTATCTAATAGTGATTTAGATCCAGATAAGATAAAACTTGTTGATGCTCCAACTGTCGAGCCAGCGGTTAGTTTTATTAGAGTAGAACAAGTGCCTATTTATCCTGGTTGTGAAAAGGAAAAGGATAATGCAGGGCGTAAAAAATGCATGTCAGATAAAATCACAAAGCTAATTCAGCGTAAATTTAATACAGGTTTAGGTGGTGAATATGGTTTGTCGGGTAAACAGGTTATTAGAACGCGCTTCACTATAGATAAAAAAGGAGAGGTAAAAGATTTACAAATTAGAGCGCCACATCCGGAATTAAAAAATGAGGCCGAACGCGTTATTGATTTTATCCCTGTAATGACACCTGGGAAACAACGCGATAAAAATGTAGATGTTATTTACGATTTACCAATAATTTTCGAAGTTCAGGATTAA
- a CDS encoding energy transducer TonB, whose translation MEPKKNPKANVGRNSSLYFAIGLALLLFLTNMAINYKTYDDKEVEIGMVAMEQEIEEEIPLTNQMATPPPPPPPPAAPEVIEVVEDEVEVEETVIESTEVSQETEIVEVADVEVAAAVEEDIEVPFAVIENVPVFPGCEKKKTNQEKKDCMSEKITQFVGKKFNTDLASDLGLSGRQRINVIFKIDKSGKVTGIRARAPHPGLEKEAARVIGMLPQMEPGKQRGKAVTVPYSLPIVFQVQD comes from the coding sequence ATGGAACCTAAAAAGAATCCTAAAGCTAATGTTGGACGTAACAGTTCACTTTACTTTGCAATTGGTTTAGCATTGTTGTTATTTTTAACAAACATGGCTATTAACTATAAAACTTACGACGATAAAGAAGTTGAAATCGGTATGGTAGCGATGGAACAAGAGATAGAAGAAGAAATTCCTCTAACAAACCAAATGGCTACGCCACCACCACCACCACCACCGCCAGCAGCTCCAGAAGTTATTGAAGTTGTAGAGGATGAGGTTGAAGTTGAAGAAACCGTTATCGAATCTACAGAGGTATCTCAGGAAACAGAAATTGTTGAGGTAGCAGACGTAGAAGTTGCAGCAGCAGTAGAAGAAGATATTGAGGTTCCTTTCGCAGTAATCGAGAACGTACCTGTTTTCCCTGGTTGTGAGAAAAAGAAAACCAATCAAGAGAAAAAAGATTGTATGTCTGAAAAAATCACACAGTTTGTTGGTAAAAAGTTTAATACCGATTTAGCAAGTGATTTAGGATTATCAGGAAGACAACGTATTAACGTAATCTTTAAAATTGACAAGTCAGGTAAGGTAACAGGTATTCGTGCCAGAGCACCACACCCAGGTTTAGAAAAAGAAGCAGCTCGTGTAATTGGAATGCTTCCTCAAATGGAACCAGGTAAACAACGTGGAAAAGCGGTAACTGTACCATATTCTTTACCTATCGTTTTTCAAGTACAAGACTAA
- the sov gene encoding T9SS outer membrane translocon Sov/SprA: protein MSKKSNYRRTHERYKSFLLAFALLFSVVLWAQEPDSLKTGFNLGTIKTADPESIESKYTYDPVTNRYIYTEKIGNYNIKYPVILTPKEYYDLVAKESLREYYKQKIDAFDGKKEGEEEAQKNLLPEFYVKSGLFESIFGSGDIEVVPQGSVEMDLGVLFSKQDNPTFSPRNRSNFTFDFDQRISLSLLGKVGTRLQINANYDTQSTFDFQNLIKLEYTPTEDDIIQKIEVGNVNMPLNSSLITGAQSLFGVKTQLQFGRTTVTAVFSEQKSEANRVVAQGGGTLEEFELFIRDYDENRHFFLSQYFRENYDRALENYPFINNRGLQITRLEVWVTNRSNKTDNVRNIVALQDLGETDKVASTVNVFATPGAFPDNENNAFDPTNIGGANSQLNSGIRDVSTVQSGFNISGVNEGFDYAKLENARKLVNGQEYTYNSQLGYISLNQRLNNDEVLAVAFQYTVGGQVYQVGEFANDGVDATDVTTNSSGQVTNVVNTNLVLKLLKSSVTNVTQPIWDLMMKNVYDTGAYNLSQEDFKLNIFYNEASPLNYIKPVSGSFAKDIYGNPVTGSTPEEAQLQNIPLLRVFNLDKLNYNNDPQTNGDGFFDFVSGITVIPQNGKIIFTSAEPFGEYLFKVLGDGDYTNEASYNDDQKKYVYNVLYNSTKTAALEQVEKNKFKLKGRYKSSGSDGIPIGSFNVPRGSVKVTAGGRVLVEGIDYTVNYQLGRVQILDEALKASNTPIEVSTENNAVFGQQTKRFTGINIEHKFNENFVLGGTLLNLNERPITQKANYGSEPINNTIFGFNGNYATKVPFFTRLVNKLPNIDTDVESNLSLRGEFAYLAPGAPKGTNLNGEATSYIDDFEGTQNSIDLKSQQSWFLSSRPLELNVATNPNEDQNGIQNGYQRAMLNWYNIDPIFYSAQRPNGISDNDLSSLYTSRVFIQELYPERDLVQGQNSVLNTLDLAYYPTERGPYNFDPTTTNNVINNPQDSWAGITRQLTSTDFEQQNVEYIEFWLQDPFQENTANPGGTLVFNLGNISEDIIKDGKKLYENGLPKDGDVSLLNPTEWGTVAPLNQSLIYTFDTTGQERDNQDVGYDGYDDAEELAIFGSNFGDDPSNDNYTYFLNAEGGIFERYKKYNGVEGNTPDTFSNTDRGANTQPDVEDVNRDNTMNTIDSYFEYALEITRQNLPESKADFDNLPSSNPLKEFLRDFKERPRSLPNGDSKNVRWYQFRIPINVPLEKFDDTNVSEYKRYGGITDFRSIRFTRVYLKDFVQPTVFRFGSLELVRSEWRRYTQALDKNDPTPEDSQTDFSVGVIGTIENEGSYQRPPGIEPEQLFNNNTVIDQNEQSLVVKVCNLEAEDSKAVYKNISIDMRQFKRLRMFIHAEDGEDGVGNLTDNDIVGFIRMGNDLTENFYQIEIPLQVSTSSSREGIWPEANEINLPIEILGRIKAQGIADMTLSNEDPTFYDVINGEISAVADPYSGYVSGQHRVGVKGNPNFGDIRTLMVGVKNATSSNDVCAEVWFNELRLSDMDNEGGWAAIVSMDTNLADFMNISATGRQSTSGFGGIEQGPSQRSLEDVKQYDVVTNINVGQLLPKQWGIQVPFNYAQSEELITPKYDQYYEDLTLESRLDAAETSADRDRIKEQSEDYTKRQSINFIGVRKIKTNEEEKPHFYDVENLTLNYSYNKVEHRDFEIENSVNKTVRAGANYAYNFEPFRIEPFKKNDSLFTGKYWKLLKDFNLNLLPSSFTVNTDINRQFNRQKYREVELGAGNIGVEELFRRNYMFDFQYTINYNLTDALSFNFTAANNNIVRNYFKNTIAGEQLQDPSLDVWDGFFDFGDPNRQMQNLGVTYEVPINKIPALSFISATYQYNANFQWQKGSDLYGELEVDGVTYDLGNTVQNANTHNINSSFDMNRLYRELGLVKKPIARTSNSNTNRNNPPGTQQNQPKKNSQAGTKALNTGIDLLTAVKRIQINYSENNGTFLPGYLQTPGFIGTLKPTVGFTFGSQSDVRYMAARKGWLTVFPEFNQQYSTTNTKQLDISASLEPLRDLKIDLVGNRAYYDNYTENYRVNNIGGEYEYESLTPNNFGNFNISTVLIKTAFSSSDENSSAAFNDFRANRLTIARRLAQDKGVDITDVDTDGFPKGFGKNSQAVLLPAFLAAYSGQDAGKVKTSAFRDMPIPNWDLKYTGFMKFTWFKKNFKRFSLTHGYRSTYTINQFQSNLDYVKPDFSVAYDSQPADVKNQSGNYKNETLYSNINLTEMFSPLVRIDFEMKNSVKILAEIKRDRLLSLSFDNNLMTEVQGKEYVIGLGYRIKDLRINSNLAGPSKRIISDLNMKADISVRDNKTIIRYLDLENNQVTSGQTIWGLKYSADYAFSKNLTGIFYFDYAFSDYAISTAFPQTTIRSGFTLRYNFGN, encoded by the coding sequence ATTTCTAAAAAATCAAACTACAGGCGTACGCATGAACGCTACAAAAGCTTTTTGTTAGCTTTTGCATTATTATTTTCAGTAGTACTTTGGGCTCAGGAGCCAGATTCATTAAAAACAGGTTTTAACTTAGGAACCATTAAGACTGCCGATCCGGAAAGTATCGAGTCTAAATACACTTATGATCCTGTTACCAATCGTTATATCTATACCGAAAAGATAGGTAATTATAATATAAAGTATCCGGTAATCTTAACACCAAAAGAGTATTATGATTTGGTGGCAAAGGAGAGCTTAAGAGAATACTACAAGCAAAAGATTGATGCTTTCGATGGTAAAAAAGAAGGAGAAGAAGAAGCTCAAAAGAACTTACTTCCCGAATTCTATGTTAAATCTGGACTTTTTGAAAGTATTTTTGGGAGTGGAGATATTGAAGTAGTTCCGCAAGGGTCTGTGGAAATGGATTTAGGTGTGCTCTTTTCAAAGCAGGATAACCCGACATTTTCTCCGCGAAATAGAAGTAATTTCACTTTTGATTTCGACCAGCGTATCAGTTTGAGTTTATTAGGAAAAGTGGGAACACGTTTGCAGATTAATGCGAATTACGATACGCAATCGACTTTCGATTTTCAGAATCTAATCAAATTAGAATACACGCCTACAGAAGACGATATCATTCAAAAAATAGAAGTCGGTAACGTTAATATGCCATTAAACAGTTCCTTAATTACAGGTGCTCAAAGTTTATTTGGTGTTAAAACACAATTGCAATTTGGAAGAACAACCGTTACCGCGGTATTTTCCGAACAAAAATCTGAAGCTAACAGAGTCGTTGCTCAAGGCGGAGGAACCTTAGAAGAGTTTGAATTATTCATTCGTGATTACGACGAAAACCGACACTTCTTCTTATCTCAGTACTTTAGAGAAAATTACGATAGAGCATTAGAGAATTACCCATTCATTAATAACCGAGGCTTACAAATTACAAGACTTGAAGTTTGGGTAACCAACCGAAGTAATAAAACTGATAACGTTAGAAATATTGTTGCGCTTCAGGATTTAGGGGAAACCGATAAAGTGGCGTCTACAGTTAATGTGTTTGCTACGCCCGGAGCTTTTCCAGATAATGAAAATAATGCTTTCGATCCTACCAACATTGGTGGCGCTAATTCACAGTTAAATTCAGGTATTCGTGATGTTTCTACAGTTCAATCTGGTTTTAATATTTCAGGAGTAAACGAAGGATTCGACTATGCGAAACTGGAAAATGCTAGAAAGTTAGTTAATGGTCAGGAATATACATACAATAGTCAGTTGGGGTATATTTCATTAAATCAACGTTTAAATAATGACGAGGTACTTGCTGTTGCTTTTCAGTATACTGTTGGCGGACAAGTGTATCAGGTTGGGGAATTTGCAAACGATGGAGTTGATGCTACCGACGTTACGACAAACAGTTCTGGTCAGGTTACCAATGTGGTAAATACGAACCTGGTATTAAAATTATTAAAAAGTAGTGTTACCAATGTAACGCAGCCAATCTGGGACTTAATGATGAAAAACGTCTACGATACCGGCGCATACAATTTAAGTCAGGAAGATTTTAAATTAAATATTTTCTACAACGAAGCATCGCCGTTAAACTACATTAAACCGGTTAGTGGAAGTTTTGCTAAAGACATTTACGGGAATCCTGTAACAGGGAGTACCCCTGAAGAAGCACAATTACAAAATATTCCTTTATTACGCGTATTTAATTTAGACAAACTCAATTATAATAACGATCCGCAAACCAATGGTGACGGATTCTTCGATTTCGTTTCCGGTATAACTGTTATTCCGCAAAACGGTAAAATTATATTCACCAGTGCCGAACCTTTTGGGGAGTACTTATTTAAGGTTTTAGGAGATGGTGATTATACAAACGAAGCAAGTTATAACGACGATCAGAAAAAGTATGTCTACAACGTACTTTATAACAGTACCAAGACAGCTGCATTAGAACAGGTTGAAAAGAATAAATTCAAATTAAAAGGACGTTATAAATCGAGCGGAAGCGATGGTATTCCTATAGGGTCATTTAATGTGCCTCGTGGTTCTGTAAAGGTTACCGCTGGTGGTCGTGTGTTAGTTGAAGGTATCGACTATACGGTAAACTATCAGTTGGGACGTGTTCAAATTTTAGATGAAGCTTTAAAGGCATCGAATACACCTATTGAAGTATCGACAGAAAACAACGCGGTGTTCGGACAACAAACCAAACGTTTTACCGGTATTAACATTGAACATAAATTCAATGAAAACTTTGTGTTGGGCGGAACACTTTTAAATTTAAATGAACGCCCGATTACCCAAAAAGCCAATTACGGTTCAGAGCCTATAAATAATACCATTTTTGGTTTCAACGGAAATTACGCAACCAAAGTACCTTTCTTTACACGATTGGTAAATAAGTTGCCTAATATTGATACCGATGTAGAGTCGAATTTATCATTACGTGGTGAGTTTGCATATCTGGCTCCGGGAGCTCCAAAAGGAACTAATCTAAATGGAGAAGCAACATCGTATATTGATGACTTTGAAGGAACACAAAACAGTATCGATTTAAAATCGCAGCAATCGTGGTTTTTATCAAGTAGACCGTTGGAACTGAATGTTGCCACAAACCCTAACGAAGATCAAAACGGGATTCAGAATGGTTATCAGAGAGCGATGCTTAACTGGTATAACATCGATCCTATTTTTTATAGCGCACAGCGACCAAATGGTATATCAGACAACGATTTATCGAGTTTATACACGAGTCGCGTGTTTATTCAGGAGTTGTATCCAGAAAGAGATTTGGTTCAAGGACAAAATTCGGTTTTAAATACATTAGATTTAGCATACTATCCAACCGAGCGTGGACCATATAACTTTGATCCAACGACGACTAATAATGTAATTAATAATCCGCAGGATTCCTGGGCAGGGATTACACGTCAGTTAACGTCAACCGATTTTGAACAACAAAATGTGGAATATATCGAGTTCTGGTTGCAGGATCCGTTTCAGGAAAATACAGCGAATCCAGGAGGAACACTGGTATTCAACTTAGGAAACATTTCAGAGGATATCATAAAAGATGGTAAAAAGTTATATGAGAATGGTCTTCCAAAGGATGGTGATGTAAGTTTACTTAATCCAACTGAGTGGGGAACTGTGGCGCCTTTAAACCAGTCTTTAATTTATACTTTTGACACTACAGGTCAGGAAAGAGATAATCAGGATGTGGGATATGATGGTTATGATGATGCGGAAGAGCTTGCTATTTTTGGATCTAACTTTGGCGATGACCCTTCAAACGATAACTACACCTATTTCTTAAATGCCGAAGGAGGTATTTTTGAACGTTATAAAAAGTACAACGGAGTAGAAGGAAATACGCCTGATACATTCTCAAATACCGACCGCGGGGCTAATACCCAACCAGATGTCGAGGATGTGAATCGAGATAACACGATGAATACTATCGATAGTTATTTTGAGTATGCTCTTGAAATTACCAGACAAAACTTACCGGAATCGAAAGCCGATTTTGATAATCTTCCGAGTTCAAATCCGCTTAAGGAGTTTTTAAGAGATTTTAAAGAACGACCAAGATCATTGCCAAATGGCGATAGCAAAAATGTACGATGGTATCAGTTCAGAATACCAATTAACGTGCCTTTAGAAAAGTTTGACGATACTAATGTTTCAGAATACAAACGTTATGGGGGTATTACCGATTTCCGTTCTATTCGTTTCACCCGTGTGTATTTAAAAGATTTCGTTCAGCCAACGGTATTCCGTTTCGGTTCGTTAGAATTGGTGCGTAGCGAATGGCGTCGTTATACTCAGGCTTTAGATAAGAACGACCCAACACCTGAAGATTCACAAACCGATTTTTCAGTGGGTGTAATTGGAACCATTGAAAACGAAGGTAGCTACCAACGTCCGCCAGGTATCGAGCCAGAACAATTATTCAATAATAACACGGTTATCGATCAAAATGAGCAATCGTTAGTTGTTAAAGTTTGTAATCTTGAAGCTGAAGATTCTAAAGCGGTTTATAAAAATATAAGTATAGACATGCGTCAGTTTAAACGTCTTAGAATGTTTATTCATGCTGAAGACGGCGAAGATGGTGTTGGGAATTTAACTGATAATGATATTGTTGGTTTCATTAGAATGGGTAACGACCTTACCGAAAACTTCTACCAGATTGAAATTCCTTTACAGGTGTCTACGTCTTCATCACGAGAAGGTATCTGGCCAGAAGCCAATGAGATTAACTTACCTATCGAAATTTTAGGAAGAATAAAAGCTCAGGGTATTGCCGATATGACATTGAGCAATGAAGATCCAACGTTTTACGATGTTATTAATGGAGAAATTAGCGCTGTTGCCGATCCGTATTCAGGGTATGTTTCCGGACAACATCGTGTTGGAGTAAAAGGAAATCCAAACTTTGGAGATATCAGAACTCTTATGGTTGGGGTTAAAAACGCTACAAGTAGTAACGATGTTTGTGCTGAGGTTTGGTTCAATGAGTTGCGTTTATCTGATATGGATAACGAAGGTGGTTGGGCAGCTATTGTTAGTATGGACACCAACCTTGCCGATTTCATGAATATTAGTGCTACAGGTAGACAAAGTACGTCTGGTTTTGGTGGCATCGAGCAAGGACCTAGTCAGCGTAGTCTGGAAGATGTGAAGCAATACGATGTGGTTACGAATATTAACGTAGGGCAGTTATTACCAAAACAGTGGGGTATTCAGGTGCCATTTAACTATGCACAAAGTGAAGAGTTAATCACTCCAAAATATGATCAGTATTATGAAGATTTAACTTTAGAATCGAGATTGGATGCAGCTGAAACAAGTGCAGATAGAGATCGTATTAAAGAACAATCGGAAGATTATACTAAGCGTCAAAGTATCAACTTTATTGGTGTTCGTAAGATAAAAACCAACGAAGAAGAGAAACCACATTTTTACGATGTAGAAAACCTGACCTTGAACTACTCGTATAATAAGGTTGAGCACAGAGATTTTGAGATTGAAAATTCGGTTAATAAAACGGTACGTGCCGGAGCGAATTATGCTTATAATTTTGAACCATTCCGTATCGAACCATTTAAAAAGAATGATTCGTTATTTACTGGGAAATACTGGAAATTATTAAAAGATTTCAATCTTAATTTATTGCCATCAAGCTTTACGGTAAATACAGATATTAACAGACAGTTTAACCGTCAGAAATACAGAGAGGTTGAATTAGGCGCTGGAAATATTGGCGTGGAAGAACTGTTTAGAAGAAACTATATGTTCGATTTTCAGTATACCATAAATTATAATTTAACGGATGCGTTGAGTTTCAATTTCACCGCTGCCAATAACAATATTGTACGTAACTATTTTAAGAATACCATAGCCGGAGAGCAGTTACAGGATCCGAGTTTAGATGTTTGGGATGGTTTCTTCGATTTTGGAGATCCTAACCGTCAAATGCAAAACTTGGGTGTAACCTACGAGGTACCGATTAATAAAATTCCGGCCTTAAGTTTTATTAGTGCCACTTATCAGTATAATGCAAACTTTCAATGGCAAAAAGGATCTGATTTGTATGGAGAGTTAGAAGTTGATGGCGTGACTTACGATTTAGGTAATACGGTACAAAATGCCAATACGCATAACATCAATTCAAGTTTCGACATGAATAGATTGTATAGAGAATTAGGTTTGGTTAAAAAGCCAATAGCTCGTACAAGTAACTCTAATACCAATAGAAACAATCCTCCTGGTACGCAACAAAATCAACCAAAGAAAAACAGTCAGGCAGGAACAAAAGCATTAAATACAGGTATTGATCTTTTAACAGCTGTTAAACGTATTCAGATAAACTATTCAGAGAATAACGGTACGTTCTTACCGGGGTATTTACAAACACCTGGTTTTATTGGAACCTTAAAACCAACTGTTGGTTTCACGTTTGGTAGTCAAAGCGATGTGCGATATATGGCGGCCAGAAAAGGATGGTTGACCGTTTTTCCAGAGTTTAATCAGCAGTATTCAACAACCAATACAAAACAGTTAGATATCTCGGCAAGTTTAGAGCCTTTAAGAGATTTAAAGATAGACTTGGTTGGTAACCGTGCCTACTACGATAATTATACAGAGAATTACCGAGTAAATAATATTGGAGGCGAGTATGAATACGAATCGTTAACACCTAACAATTTTGGTAACTTTAATATTTCTACTGTATTAATTAAGACAGCGTTTAGTTCAAGTGATGAAAACTCAAGTGCAGCGTTCAACGATTTCAGAGCAAACCGTTTAACCATTGCAAGACGTTTAGCTCAGGACAAAGGTGTTGATATTACAGATGTAGATACAGACGGATTCCCTAAAGGATTTGGAAAAAATAGTCAGGCGGTATTATTACCAGCATTTTTAGCCGCTTATTCAGGTCAGGATGCAGGGAAAGTGAAAACATCTGCGTTTAGAGATATGCCAATTCCTAACTGGGATTTAAAGTATACCGGATTCATGAAGTTTACCTGGTTTAAAAAGAATTTTAAACGTTTCTCTTTAACGCATGGGTACCGTTCAACTTATACAATTAATCAATTCCAATCGAATTTAGATTATGTAAAACCTGATTTTAGTGTAGCATACGATAGCCAGCCGGCTGATGTTAAAAATCAGTCAGGGAATTATAAGAACGAAACCTTATACAGTAACATTAACTTAACCGAGATGTTTAGTCCGTTAGTGCGTATTGATTTCGAAATGAAAAACTCAGTTAAAATCTTAGCTGAAATTAAACGCGACAGACTACTATCTTTAAGTTTCGATAATAATTTAATGACCGAAGTTCAGGGTAAAGAATATGTGATTGGGCTAGGGTATCGAATTAAAGACTTAAGAATAAATTCTAATCTGGCTGGTCCAAGTAAGCGCATTATAAGTGATCTGAATATGAAAGCCGATATTTCGGTAAGAGATAATAAAACCATTATTAGATATCTCGATTTGGAAAACAATCAGGTAACATCTGGTCAAACCATCTGGGGACTTAAATATTCGGCCGATTATGCTTTCAGTAAAAACCTAACCGGTATTTTCTATTTCGATTATGCGTTTTCAGATTATGCGATTAGTACAGCCTTCCCGCAAACAACAATTCGATCAGGTTTTACCCTTCGATATAATTTTGGGAATTAA
- the gcvH gene encoding glycine cleavage system protein GcvH, with translation MNIPAELKYTKDHEWVSIDGDVATIGITDFAQSELGDIVYVEVETVDETLEAEEIFGTVEAVKTVSDLFLPVSGEIIEFNEGLEDAPETVNSDPYGDGWMIKVKCSDLSQVEGLMSADDYKALIGA, from the coding sequence ATGAATATTCCAGCAGAATTAAAATATACTAAAGACCACGAGTGGGTAAGTATAGACGGTGATGTAGCAACAATTGGTATTACAGATTTCGCACAAAGCGAGTTAGGTGATATTGTTTATGTTGAGGTTGAAACTGTTGATGAAACTTTAGAAGCTGAAGAAATTTTTGGAACTGTAGAAGCTGTTAAAACCGTATCAGATTTATTTTTACCAGTATCAGGTGAAATTATCGAGTTTAACGAAGGTTTAGAAGATGCTCCTGAAACAGTAAACAGTGACCCATACGGAGACGGTTGGATGATTAAAGTAAAATGTTCAGACCTTTCTCAAGTAGAAGGTTTAATGTCTGCAGACGATTATAAAGCCCTAATTGGTGCTTAA
- a CDS encoding VanZ family protein, with protein sequence MKLKEMPDVGISNADKVFHSLTYLILALLWYSTFLFKFKMPSVKALIYSALFSTIFGIIIEVLQGMVTVTRKPDFEDVIANSVGVLLAVVVVLVYNRTQIKKL encoded by the coding sequence ATGAAGCTAAAAGAAATGCCTGATGTTGGGATTTCAAATGCAGATAAAGTATTTCATAGTTTGACCTATTTAATATTAGCTTTACTGTGGTACAGTACGTTTTTGTTTAAGTTTAAGATGCCCAGCGTAAAAGCTTTAATTTATTCCGCATTATTTTCAACAATTTTTGGTATAATTATTGAGGTATTACAAGGGATGGTAACAGTAACGCGAAAACCTGATTTTGAGGATGTTATTGCAAACTCAGTAGGGGTTTTGTTGGCTGTAGTAGTAGTGTTGGTATACAACAGAACACAGATTAAAAAATTATAA